Proteins from a genomic interval of Hippocampus zosterae strain Florida chromosome 14, ASM2543408v3, whole genome shotgun sequence:
- the LOC127614298 gene encoding E3 ubiquitin-protein ligase MSL2-like — MNPVNAAALYVSASRAVLQCDPRQPHTFSDMYTLLPFFRQSLACLVCGELVRDPVSAPHPGCPHHVCLGCRGQKTTAGRAACGRCRDAAGFREDKQLSLLVRLYRKLCVYVAHSALLPCVSANAELMALLEEALVVPAEDAESPDAQDSSARAPDGELVKSEPEDDRQPVDDGELANSEPADKELADGEPAEDGDVEPEAIESTAPTKEPRQPAELYPERGSCNRSLLESLEPSSPELEVCELMEEPLAPPPAEGHSASDTATLELSLTTGPFTAGAFAPGSFPNGAFTPAPGGRELEEGEVLLLSVEEVLQTLDPLQPPADGPPDRHSHMYLQLDSAHNYTQLHADRTHVTLSPAFPHPPLAVPPPPSPSSSPSSSSRHKRKRSRSESDREQVKPLPIASILQGPTSPRAQHAAPAAPPHAYSSLYNGASPKPARHHHHHHHHHHHHHSKGARKHGELGAKKKARSGAKCKERGKEQRLQLTGCLVPPAPPRPPYKKPVEKKGCKCGRATQNPSVLTCRGQRCPCYSNRKACLDCICRGCQNSYMANGEKKLEAFAVPEKALEQTRLTLGINLTSIAAAAALRGPPGGGLRAGTLLNVATATGAPVATAFLSASTPPRDPAYEDSLELLIG; from the exons ATGAACCCGGTTAACGCCGCCGCGCTGTACGTGTCCGCCAGCCGGGCCGTGCTGCAGTGCGACCCGCGGCAGCCGCACACCTTCTCGGACATGTACACGCTGCTGCCCTTCTTCCGACAATCGTTGGCATGTCTCGTCTGTG gTGAGCTCGTGCGGGATCCGGTGTCGGCGCCGCACCCCGGTTGTCCGCACCACGTGTGTCTGGGCTGCCGGGGCCAGAAGACGACAGCGGGGCGGGCGGCTTGCGGCCGCTGCCGGGACGCGGCCGGCTTCCGAGAGGACAAGCAGCTGTCGCTGCTGGTGCGGCTCTACCGAAAGCTTTGCGTCTACGTGGCCCACTCGGCGCTGCTGCCGTGCGTCAGCGCCAACGCTGAGCTGATGGCGCTTCTGGAGGAGGCGCTGGTGGTACCGGCGGAGGACGCAGAGTCGCCGGACGCTCAGGATTCCTCTGCAA GAGCACCGGACGGCGAGTTGGTGAAAAGCGAGCCCGAGGATGACCGGCAGCCCGTGGACGACGGTGAGTTGGCGAATAGCGAGCCCGCGGACAAAGAGTTGGCGGACGGCGAGCCCGCCGAGGATGGCGACGTGGAGCCGGAAGCCATCGAGTCGACCGCCCCCACCAAGGAGCCGCGCCAACCTGCCGAGCTGTACCCGGAGCGCGGATCGTGCAACCGTTCGCTCCTGGAGAGCCTGGAGCCCTCCTCGCCCGAGCTGGAGGTGTGCGAGCTGATGGAGGAGCCGCTAGCTCCGCCCCCTGCTGAGGGACACTCCGCGTCCGACACGGCCACCCTGGAGCTGAGTCTCACCACTGGACCCTTCACCGCGGGAGCCTTTGCCCCCGGATCCTTCCCCAACGGAGCCTTCACCCCCGCGCCGGGCGGCAGGGAGTTGGAGGAGGGCGAAGTGCTCCTCCTCAGCGTCGAGGAGGTTCTCCAGACTCTGGACCCCCTCCAGCCGCCCGCTGACGGCCCCCCGGACCGGCACTCTCACATGTACCTGCAGTTGGACTCCGCGCACAACTACACGCAGCTCCACGCGGACAGGACTCACGTGACGCTGAGCCCGGCGTTCCCCCATCCGCCTCTGgccgtccccccgcccccctcgccTTCCTCCTCACCGTCTTCGTCGTCGCGCCACAAACGCAAGCGCTCGCGGTCGGAGAGCGACCGCGAGCAGGTGAAGCCGCTCCCCATCGCTTCCATCCTGCAGGGGCCCACGTCGCCGCGCGCGCAGCACGCCGCCCCCGCCGCGCCCCCCCACGCTTATTCATCGCTATACAACGGGGCGTCGCCCAAGCCCGCacgccaccaccatcaccaccaccatcaccaccaccaccaccacagcaAGGGCGCCCGCAAGCACGGCGAGCTGGGAGCCAAGAAGAAGGCTCGCTCGGGCGCCAAGTGCAAAGAGCGCGGCAAAGAGCAGCGCCTGCAACTGACCGGCTGCCTGGTGCCCCCCGCACCGCCGCGGCCCCCCTACAAGAAGCCCGTGGAGAAGAAAGGCTGCAAATGCGGACGCGCCACCCAGAACCCTTCGGTGCTCACCTGCAGGGGGCAGCGATGCCCCTGTTACTCCAACCGCAAG GCGTGCCTGGACTGCATTTGCCGCGGCTGCCAGAACTCTTACATGGCCAACGGCGAGAAGAAGCTGGAGGCATTCGCCGTGCCCGAGAAGGCGCTGGAGCAGACGCGGCTCACGCTGGGCATCAACCTCACCAGCATCGCGGCGGCCGCCGCCCTCCGCGGCCCGCCGGGCGGCGGACTTCGCGCCGGCACCCTGCTCAACGTGGCCACGGCCACCGGCGCGCCCGTGGCCACCGCCTTTCTgtcggccagcaccccgccgaGGGACCCCGCCTACGAGGACAGCCTGGAGCTGCTCATTGGCTGA
- the LOC127614341 gene encoding tumor necrosis factor ligand superfamily member 10-like encodes MSASWGSPQCFWLLALAAVVVQTLTLVLSVVFFNRVLHTMQGSFSGGSTACLTDANLDFPSNQIKSDPCWQVVQQLRNRIEKAMAARLEKEINSSVTNTLTSVHPFLPDGHVHPDVAGHVAATSSSSSPPQDGATRRRGYLGERVTAWEGSRGESFLRNVELRGGELLVPRAGLYYIYAQTYFRLSSTWSRDQEDDSDHDPEHDQEQEAAQLVQYIYKKMSSYTVPILLMKSSRSACWPRGREPGMFSLNQAGTAFLQPDDRLFVTVSNASAVEADGRATYFGTFLVG; translated from the exons ATGAGCGCTTCCTGGGGTTCCCCGCAGTGCTTCTGGCTGCTGGCGCTGGCCGCCGTGGTGGTGCAGACCCTCACCCTGGTGCTCAGCGTGGTCTTCTTCAACAGGGTCCTCCACACG ATGCAGGGCAGTTTCTCAGGAGGGAGCACAGCGTGCTTGACCGACGCCAATCTCGATTTCCCGTCCAACCAGATCAAGAGTGACCCCTGCTGGCAAGTCGTGCAACAACTCCGCAACCGCATTGAGAAG GCAATGGCTGCGAGATTAGAGAAGGAGATCAATTCCAGCGTGACAA ATACACTGACAAGCGTCCACCCTTTCCTTCCCGACGGTCACGTCCATCCCGACGTGGCGGGCCACGTGGCTGCCACTTCTTCGTCTTCCTCGCCACCACAAG ATGGCGCGACGAGGCGCAGAGGTTACCTGGGCGAGCGCGTCACGGCCTGGGAAGGAAGCCGAGGGGAGTCCTTCTTGCGCAACGTGGAGCTGAGAGGAGGAGAGCTGCTGGTGCCTCGGGCCGGCCTCTACTACATCTACGCGCAGACGTACTTTAGGCTCTCCTCCACTTGGAGCAGGGACCAGGAGGACGACTCCGATCACGACCCGGAGCACGATCAGGAGCAGGAAGCGGCTCAGCTCGTCCAGTATATTTATAAAAAG ATGAGCTCCTACACGGTTCCCATCCTGCTCATGAAGTCTTCGCGGAGCGCCTGCTGGCCGCGCGGCCGAGAGCCCGGAATGTTCTCCCTCAACCAGGCCGGCACGGCCTTCTTGCAGCCCGACGACCGCCTCTTCGTCACCGTCAGCAACGCCAGCGCCGTGGAGGCGGATGGCAGGGCCACCTACTTTGGGACCTTCCTGGTGGGCTAG
- the pccb gene encoding propionyl-CoA carboxylase beta chain, mitochondrial produces the protein MTARFDLPSVTGETRAAMMAAYCVARGSRGFLDGLRLSFRSLAPVKHGAPTLATNRCYSVSHLSVRERIEKKRKAALVGGGQKRIDAQHKRGKLTARERVELLLDAESFCETDMFVEHRCSDFGMEQDQNKFPGDSVVTGSGRINGRLVYVFSQDFTVFGGSLSGAHAQKICKIMDQAMMVGAPVIGLNDSGGARIQEGVESLAGYADIFLRNVMASGVVPQISLIMGPCAGGAVYSPALTDFTFMVKDTSYLFITGPDVVKSVTNEDVTQEELGGAKTHTSVSGVAHRAFENDVEALLHLRHFFNFLPLSNQDAAPVRECLDSSERLVPMLDTIVPFESTKAYDMLDIVHAIADEREFFEIMPDYAKNIVVGFARMNGRTVGMVGNQPKVASGCLDINSSVKGARFVRFCDAFNIPIVTFVDVPGFLPGTSQEYGGIIRHGAKLLFAFAEATVPKITVITRKAYGGAYDVMSSKHLRGDVNYAWPTAEVAVMGAKGAVQIIFRGKENQAEAEAEYVNKFANPFPAAVRGFVDDIIEPSTTRKRICRDLEVLASKKQVNPWKKHANIPL, from the exons ATGACTGCTCGTTTCGACTTGCCTTCCGTCACAGGAGAGACACGCGCAGCTATGATGGCGGCTTACTGTGTTGCTCGGGGAAGCCGCGGGTTTCTCGACGGCTTGCGGCTGTCGTTCAGGAGTCTGGCGCCGGTCAAACATGGCGCACCGACACTCGCGACGAACCGATGCTACTCGGTCAGCCACCTGTCCGTGAGAGAGCGCATTGAGAAGAAACGTAAGGCGGCGCTGGTCGGGGGAGGTCAGAAGAGGATCGACGCGCAACACAAGCGG GGCAAGCTGACAGCTCGAGAGCGAGTTGAACTCCTGCTGGACGCCGAGTCCTTCTGCGAGACTGATATGTTCGTGGAGCATCGCTGCTCCGACTTCGGTATGGAGCAGGATCAAAACAAG TTCCCAGGTGATAGCGTGGTGACGGGAAGCGGCAGAATCAACGGCCGCCTGGTGTACGTTTTCAGTCAG GATTTCACAGTATTTGGCGGCAGTCTGTCTGGAGCTCACGCGCAAAAGATTTGCAAG ATAATGGACCAGGCCATGATGGTGGGAGCGCCCGTCATCGGTCTCAATGACTCCGGAGGTGCTCGCATCCAAGAGGGCGTGGAGTCTCTGGCCGGATACGCAGACATATTCCTG AGGAATGTAATGGCGTCCGGGGTGGTCCCTCAGATCTCCCTCATCATGGGACCCTGTGCGGGCGGTGCCGTCTACTCACCCGCCCTGACCGACTTCACCTTCATGGTCAAG GACACGTCGTACCTTTTCATCACGGGTCCCGACGTGGTCAAGTCCGTCACGAATGAAGACGTCACTCAGGAGGAGCTGGGCGGAGCCAAGACGCACACAAGCGTATCCG GCGTGGCACACCGGGCATTCGAGAATGACGTGGAAGCTCTGCTGCACCTGCGCCACTTCTTCAACTTCCTACCGCTCAGCAATCAGGACGCTGCGCCTGTTAGGGAGTGTCTCGACTCCAG CGAGCGCCTGGTTCCGATGCTGGACACCATCGTCCCGTTTGAGTCGACGAAGGCCTACGACATGTTGGACATCGTCCACGCT ATCGCAGATGAGAGAGAATTCTTCGAGATCATGCCCGACTACGCCAAAAACATCGTGGTGGGATTCGCTCGCATGAATGGCCGCACGGTGGGCATGGTGGGTAACCAGCCCAAAGTGGCTTCCG GCTGCCTGGACATTAACTCATCGGTGAAAGGTGCTCGCTTTGTGCGTTTCTGCGACGCCTTCAACATTCCCATCGTCACCTTCGTGGACGTGCCGGGCTTCCTGCCGGGCACGTCTCAGGAGTACGGCGGCATCATCCGCCACGGAGCCAAGCTGCTGTTCGCCTTCGCCGAGGCCACCGTGCCGAAGATCACCGTCATCACCAGGAAG GCTTATGGTGGCGCGTACGACGTGATGAGCTCCAAACACCTGAGAGGAGACGTCAACTACGCTTGGCCTACGGCTGAGGTGGCCGTCATGGGCGCAAAG GGAGCCGTTCAGATTATCTTCAGAGGGAAGGAGAACCAGGCGGAGGCTGAAGCGGAATATGTAAACAAGTTTGCCAACCCTTTCCCTGCTGCAGTCAGAG GTTTCGTGGACGACATCATCGAGCCGTCCACCACGCGTAAGAGGATTTGCCGAGACTTGGAGGTGCTGGCCAGCAAGAAGCAGGTCAACCCTTGGAAGAAGCACGCCAACATTCCTCTGTAA